The genomic stretch CCCTTAATAATACTTTCTTAATAATACTAATTGTCAACATTTTTCTGTAATTATATTCAATTGAAAGACTTATAAAGAGTGTCCCTTTTTGCTTCAGCGTGTTTTTTACGCTAATCTATTCCGCATTAACTGGAGCGATTTGTTATGGCTTTTTGCTTTCACAAGTTAGATTTGGTTCGGTAATTAATATCCCTTTAGAATAATCAATTGTTACGCGATAATCACGGAAAAAATCCAGACCAATTAAAGCATCTATACCCCATGATTTTTCAAAATGAGAAACATAAACTTTAAAATTTTTAATCTCATGCCCACAAATTTTGATTTGAGGAAGAACAACCATAGAATATTTCTGTGTCTGTAAGCCGCTTTTTATAGCCACATCATTTTTAACTTTATCAAGGAATCCTGCGTATTGAAGTGCCGTGTCAGAAAATTCCGTCATAGGAGCACCTGTGTCCAAAATAGCATCAAATTCAAGATACTTATGAGTGCCGATTACGATAAAAATGGGTAGATAGATATAGTGATCTGTTATATTAAACGTGGTAATGTTTGGCATGAGCCCTCCATCCCCCGGGAAATGTACTTTCTCCTGTATACTTAAAAGCCGATGATTGATTCAATGATGGTAAGGCAAATACTTCATCTTTTTCTGTAGAGTGTCGGGCTACTATACCTGAAATAAGATGTCCATTCTCATCCAACTCATATTCTATTATAAGTAGCCATTCATTAGGAAATTGATTTTTCATTTCGTTCCAACTTATTTTTTTCTCCATATCCGTCTCCTTTGTTTAATGGTACGACTCTGATTCTCCTTTAATTAAACTCATGTTAAAAAATAAATATCTCACATTATAATTTATTAGTTTTTATTCCTGCGTCTTTATATCCTGTGTTTATTTTACCTTTGATGTTTGTTAAGTTAATAATACATTCTCCTTTTTTGGAATCGTCATTTACATCTCCAATAATATCCCTTACCAATCCTGGACAAATATTTTCATAATGTGAGTAATCCTTTTTTAATTCTTCTAAAACATCTTCTGGTGCTGCTCCATAACGATAGGGTCTATCCGCCAGTGTTGCTTCAAGGTAATCTGCTAGTTGAAGCAATCCAATCAGCAATCCAATGTTTTTACACGACTCATTCTGGTTACAGAAGATTGAGGTTATTATAGCCTCTGGAGGGTAACCTTTTCTCTTCCGGTCATCCTTCGCATTTGCATGATGACGGTATAAAATATCAAGCCAACCACTATCCCGAGAAAAAGGTTCTAATATATCATAAGCACTCTGGGGGTGCCTTTTAATTAGTTTCTTTTCTTCAGAATCTTCTTCATATCTTTTTGGACTTAAAAGAATTTGTGCTGGAATTAACATTTTTCCAATATCATGTAATCTACTTGCTAAAAGAAGTTGTTCTGTCTCGTGTTCGGGTAACTTCATTTTTTGTGACCATTCTTCACATAAGTTTTCGACAATTATAGAATGTATTTTGGTAAAACGATCTTTTCCCTCAAATATTTGCGTGATAACGTCAGTTAGTGCATAGAATTTCTCATTAAGAAGGAGAGCATCAGCAAATCCTTTTCCTAATCCTCCCAAAATCGTCTTTAAGGACTCCTGTATTTGGGATGGGAAAGGGATCTCATCAGTGGTATATATACTAACATATCCAATCTTCTCCCCCTTGGCAATTAAAGGGACAAAACATAATGAATAAACTTTACATATATCAAACAAAATTTCTTTATTTCGTACATCTTTTTCATATTGAGGTTTCTCGAAAAACATAACCTCATTACCTCTGTTAAGATATTTCCCTAATCCTGGAGAGCCAAAACTCTCAGGAGATTCATAGTCCAATGATTTACCCTTCTCCTCAAACATTCTTTCAAATCCTACAGATGATAGTGGCTGAAACTGTTTCTTATCCCAGTATCTAAATAGATAATATAAATTTGGGGATTTTCCATTATTATTTATTTTCCATATCTCTTCTGTTACCAATTTAAATGTTTTGACTAACTGATCACCCATCTCCTTACGATTCTTTTCCGCCGTGTTTCTGTAAAGAGGTAAATCGAAAGTATTCGTAAGGTTACTGACCGCTTCAAGTATTGTCTTAATATCTGATGAATATTTTATGTTCTTCAATTATAACCTCCTTTATTTTTTAACTTTTTACATAGTTTCTTCATCTTATTGATCCGCTCATTAATATCTACTCCTACTTCCTGGTGTGTATGATCTATTGCAAAACATCTATTAGATCCATACTTTTTCTTATGGTCTTCTCTTTCTTTTAACATTGCCTTTGTTTTATCTGATCTAAAAATTTCAAAGATATTATCTACCAAAATATTACCTAAATACTGTTCTGGATGATTCATTAAGAGTACACACACCACAACTCTTCCTGTTTCATCAATAGTGATATAATCATTTACACAACGACATTCTGGAATTTCAACTTTTTCTATACCCTCCCTGGTTTTAATTATACCATCTAAATAACAAGGCCATGTTAATTCAAGATTCATATTATATCCTCCAATCTTATCTACCCACGCTTTCTGAACTTTTACTACTTCTTCAGGTGAATACATCATATTCTTTAAAGCAATACCTCTTCCCGTAGTAAGTAATTCTCTCATCTTCAATTTATCTATACCTTGTTTATAACCTGAACTAATCTTATGAGCAAAATATATATAATCTATAGCATCTTTAACAGGTTCTTTTTGGTAAATTATTTCATTTCCATTCTGATAAAATTTTTTAAGTAGAGTATAACGAAGCACGACTTTTAAGCTTGGGCTAATACTATTTTTAGATTCAAGGATATACTTTATCCCTTGTACTGTAGCGTCAAATGTACCTTTTCCCCTAATATATTCGTGTACTCTTCTATCTGAAGAATCAAGCCCAATTTGAAATATTAATTTTTTTCTATACCTTGAGACAAGTTCTGCAAATTCGATGGCTAAATTTTCACTAATTAAAGTACCATTTGTGTTTATTCTAACATCTATATCGTTAGAGAGACCATATTCTACTATCTCGAATAAATCTTTTCTCAGAAAAGGTTCACCACCAGTAATAGATATTTGTTCTAATGTTCCTTTTGGCTGGTTATTCACTAATTGCTTGATTAGATCTTTATATACACCTAATTCTAATCCTTTATGCTTATCAGAATTAAATTTAGGATCAGAGAATGTTTGAGTTGTGTAACAATATTTACATCTATCTAAATTACAGTCACTATTTATTTTAATTGTAAGTCTTTTAATAGTTCTTTCAGAAATCATTTTTATATTTTCTAACGCTCTCTCCCTTCAAAGTTATTTCCCTGCCCAATGGACAAATTTAGTTTCAATAAAGACAAACAATTTGTTTATAAGATATCCAAGGATCCCTATTACAATTAAAGTAGCGTAGAGTTCTGAAGTCCGGTAAAGTAAGCTTGCATTGAATATTCTTAATCCTAAACCCACAGAGGTTCCCATAAACATCTCAGTCATTATAACAACAATAAGAGCAATTGATAAGCCAATTCTAAGTCCTGCGAATATCTCTGGAAGTGCATCTGGGAAGATAATCTTAGTAAACATTTGATATTTAGAAATTCTCATTGTCTTAGCCACCATTATTCGTATCTTCTTGCTATGCTTAACTCCGTACATTGTATTTATGAGCACAATCAGGGATGTGGACCAAGCAGCAGTACAAATTTTTGTTAAATCTCCTGTACCAAAACATAAGAGGAAGAGAGGAAATAAGGCTGCTACTGGAATTGATCTAAAGAAATCAATTACTGCTTCCAGTGATAAGTAAACCTTTTCCGAGTAACCAATAAAAATACCTATAGGAATACCGATAGCAATTCCCAAAGAAAACCCAAAGATTAATCGATATAAAGTCTTAAAGATATCATTAAGGATTTCTCCTCTAATAGATAAGTTCCATAATTCATTAAAAGTGGTTATAGGAGAAGAGAGAAAAATAGGTTTAACTAACTGAGAAAATGTAAGGAAAGACCATATGATTATTAAAACAATTGGACCTACCAAAATTAATTTTTTCATTGACTTATTACTCCCTTAAACACTCTTAATGCTCTTGTTTTTAGAATAAAGAATTCTTGTAATTCAAGTGTACTGTGATTTCTTGGTCTTGGTAAGGTATTTTCTAAAATTTCTATTATCTTTGTAGGTTTATTACTAAATAATACTATTCTATCTGCTAAATAAATTGCTTCATCTATTTCATGAGATACAAAAAGAACTGTCTTTTTAGTCTTCTCCCATATATCTAAGATTTTATTTTGCATATAGATTCTTGTCTGATAATCTAATGAACCAAATGGTTCATCCATTAAAAGAACATCAGGGTCATAAATCAGTGCTCTTATTATTGCCAGTAATTGTTGTTGTCCACCACTTATTTGATAAGGATAAAGTGCATCAGGTAATTTTAACCCTAATTTATCAAGAAAGTTTCTCACCCTTTCATATCTTTGTTTTCTTGGTATCCTCTGAAGTTCTAATGGAAAACTAATGTTGTCAATGCTTTTCTTCCATGGTAATAAAGAATCCCTATAATTTTGAAAGATAAAACTTATCTTTGATTCTTCAGGATGTTTACCATTAATCTCAACAGTTCCTTCATCAAAATTTAATAAACCAGCTATAATATTTAACAATGTTGTTTTTCCACAACCGTTTGGTCCAAAAAAGGTTACAAACTCTCCCTTTTTAATCTTCAAATTAATACTATCTAAAACTTCTACTTTTTGTTGTTTTCCATCCACACTTTCCAAATATACCTTGCGTAGATTTTCAATTACAATATGTTCCATTTAAAATTACCTTTAAGTTTGCTATAATTTTTTTTGAACTTAACCCTGATTTTCATTAAAATAATAAGACCTTCAAGAACCCTTTTGTCTAAGAACTCGTGAAGGTCTTTTAAAGATTTACCCCCTTTCATTTCAAATCTTTTGGAGTCAAAACCATTTTACTTACATCAAGTTGACTTTTAAGAATTTTGCTTTGCCAGAACAAATCAGCCAAATTTTGAATCGCCTCTATGTTAATCTCATTCAATTTCTGCCATTCATACAATCTACTTTTTAGAGATATATCCTCTTTCAGTGGAGTAAATGTTGGGAGTAACTTCTTTGCTTCCGTAGGATTTTTTCTAATAAAATCAATGGCTTTATCAATTGCTTTGCAAATTTTTCTTGCTATTCGAGGATTTTCTTTAATAAATTTTGTTGAAAGATCAGCTGCAGCAGTTGGAAAAGGATTCATAACATATTTAACTCGAAGGTTTTCATCTATCGCTTTTATCTCTCCCGTTTGTAAAGCAATAAGAGTAGTAGGTTCTATAGTGAAAAGTGCGTCAAACTGATTTGCTAATAGTGCCTGTATTTGTAGTGGTTCAGCAACCTGAATTATTTGGACATCCTTTTCGGGATCCATAAACTTTTGTAACACTAATTTTAGATTGAGCAATTGTGTGGCCCCAAGGTAAGTCCCTATCTTTTTCCCTCTTAAATCAGAAATTGACAAAATGGGAGAATCTTTTCTTACTAACAGCATTGAGGAAAACTTGTCTTGTGTCTCTACACTCACAGCGTACATTTTTAATAAATTTGGAGTATTCTCTTCAATTGCAAAGTGTGTTGAAAGACCATACCCTGCAGTTCCATCTATTCTCCCAGAAATCGTTGCATTAGCCATTTCGTTTACTGTTCCAAATTTGATTGCTTCTACTTCTATACCTTGACTTTTAAAATATCCTTTTCCCATCGCTACAAAAAGAGGAAGATCAACACTAAATGGGAAATATCCAATCTTGACCTTCACTAGTGGTTTCTTTGCACCTCCAGATATACCAACTCCAAGTAGCCCAATCAGACCTAAAATAAGAACTATACTAATTATCTTTTTATTACTCATTGCAAGATACCTCCTTCTTTAGATTTTGTTTAATAAGGTTTACTCTTAAGTCCATAAAAAATTATCAATCTTACAAACCTTTCCCTTCAAAGTTTATTATAACATATCAATGAAAAATTTGCAACGAGGCAGGCAGAAAAAGAGTGCTTGCTCTGGACTCTTTAATAAAACCCTTTCTAATACTCTTTGATTCATCTTGACCCCTTTTTGTTAATTGTTTTTTCCCTTATTATATCATACTTTAACCAGGTAGGGGTCATTTGGCACCGTAGTATTTTAGCAGAAATTTTATCCTCTGTCAACAAAAAAATTCGGCTCTGTTGAAAAAGTCTAACGAGAGCGTTGCGTAGGGCTTAAGGCTATATCTATGGTCCCAGGCATTGCTTTACCTCATTTCTTGCCATCTTTTTGTT from bacterium encodes the following:
- a CDS encoding ABC transporter substrate-binding protein, whose amino-acid sequence is MSNKKIISIVLILGLIGLLGVGISGGAKKPLVKVKIGYFPFSVDLPLFVAMGKGYFKSQGIEVEAIKFGTVNEMANATISGRIDGTAGYGLSTHFAIEENTPNLLKMYAVSVETQDKFSSMLLVRKDSPILSISDLRGKKIGTYLGATQLLNLKLVLQKFMDPEKDVQIIQVAEPLQIQALLANQFDALFTIEPTTLIALQTGEIKAIDENLRVKYVMNPFPTAAADLSTKFIKENPRIARKICKAIDKAIDFIRKNPTEAKKLLPTFTPLKEDISLKSRLYEWQKLNEINIEAIQNLADLFWQSKILKSQLDVSKMVLTPKDLK
- a CDS encoding retropepsin-like aspartic protease gives rise to the protein MPNITTFNITDHYIYLPIFIVIGTHKYLEFDAILDTGAPMTEFSDTALQYAGFLDKVKNDVAIKSGLQTQKYSMVVLPQIKICGHEIKNFKVYVSHFEKSWGIDALIGLDFFRDYRVTIDYSKGILITEPNLTCESKKP
- a CDS encoding radical SAM protein gives rise to the protein MISERTIKRLTIKINSDCNLDRCKYCYTTQTFSDPKFNSDKHKGLELGVYKDLIKQLVNNQPKGTLEQISITGGEPFLRKDLFEIVEYGLSNDIDVRINTNGTLISENLAIEFAELVSRYRKKLIFQIGLDSSDRRVHEYIRGKGTFDATVQGIKYILESKNSISPSLKVVLRYTLLKKFYQNGNEIIYQKEPVKDAIDYIYFAHKISSGYKQGIDKLKMRELLTTGRGIALKNMMYSPEEVVKVQKAWVDKIGGYNMNLELTWPCYLDGIIKTREGIEKVEIPECRCVNDYITIDETGRVVVCVLLMNHPEQYLGNILVDNIFEIFRSDKTKAMLKEREDHKKKYGSNRCFAIDHTHQEVGVDINERINKMKKLCKKLKNKGGYN
- a CDS encoding ABC transporter ATP-binding protein — encoded protein: MEHIVIENLRKVYLESVDGKQQKVEVLDSINLKIKKGEFVTFFGPNGCGKTTLLNIIAGLLNFDEGTVEINGKHPEESKISFIFQNYRDSLLPWKKSIDNISFPLELQRIPRKQRYERVRNFLDKLGLKLPDALYPYQISGGQQQLLAIIRALIYDPDVLLMDEPFGSLDYQTRIYMQNKILDIWEKTKKTVLFVSHEIDEAIYLADRIVLFSNKPTKIIEILENTLPRPRNHSTLELQEFFILKTRALRVFKGVISQ
- a CDS encoding HD domain-containing phosphohydrolase, whose translation is MKNIKYSSDIKTILEAVSNLTNTFDLPLYRNTAEKNRKEMGDQLVKTFKLVTEEIWKINNNGKSPNLYYLFRYWDKKQFQPLSSVGFERMFEEKGKSLDYESPESFGSPGLGKYLNRGNEVMFFEKPQYEKDVRNKEILFDICKVYSLCFVPLIAKGEKIGYVSIYTTDEIPFPSQIQESLKTILGGLGKGFADALLLNEKFYALTDVITQIFEGKDRFTKIHSIIVENLCEEWSQKMKLPEHETEQLLLASRLHDIGKMLIPAQILLSPKRYEEDSEEKKLIKRHPQSAYDILEPFSRDSGWLDILYRHHANAKDDRKRKGYPPEAIITSIFCNQNESCKNIGLLIGLLQLADYLEATLADRPYRYGAAPEDVLEELKKDYSHYENICPGLVRDIIGDVNDDSKKGECIINLTNIKGKINTGYKDAGIKTNKL
- a CDS encoding ABC transporter permease translates to MKKLILVGPIVLIIIWSFLTFSQLVKPIFLSSPITTFNELWNLSIRGEILNDIFKTLYRLIFGFSLGIAIGIPIGIFIGYSEKVYLSLEAVIDFFRSIPVAALFPLFLLCFGTGDLTKICTAAWSTSLIVLINTMYGVKHSKKIRIMVAKTMRISKYQMFTKIIFPDALPEIFAGLRIGLSIALIVVIMTEMFMGTSVGLGLRIFNASLLYRTSELYATLIVIGILGYLINKLFVFIETKFVHWAGK